The genomic window CGCGACAAGACCGTACTGGGGATGGGCGTCGATTCCTTCTGTGTGTTACTGGTCTATGCGCTCGGTCTGGGTATCTATTACCAGCTCTAGAAATACCTCCGGCATAAAACTTGCGTCACTGCTTCATTCCATGTCCCACGCGGTAGATCTCTGCTGGACTGACTCCGATTCATCTGCATCCAGCGGTGGATAGACGATCGCTGGATGAACGCCAAACAATCAAACAATCAAACCATCCGGGGAAACAAACAATGGCTGATACTCGTCCCGCCTTGATCGTCACCGGTAGTTCCGGGCTGCTCGGGCGTCCCGTCTGCACTCGCTTGGCCGAAAGCGGGTACCAGGTTTATGGATTTGACCGTGTGGGCTGGCCGGAGCCGCCGAAAGACCATGCGCATGTTCGCGATATCGAATGCGACGTTACCGATTCGACCTCGGTGCGAGCCGCCATGGAGAAGGTGCGGCAGTTGAGCGGAGGCAAGTTGGCCAGTGTCGTGCACATGGCGGCGTACTACGATTTCTCCGGTGAAGACAGCGATCTGTACGATAAGGTGACCGTCAATGGCACCGATCGTCTGCTGAACGAACTGCAAGACTTCGAACTGGAGCAATTCATCTTTACCAGCACGATGTTGATTCACGCCCCATGCAAGATCGGCGATCACATTCGCGAAGACGATCCGCTGAAAGCCAAGTGGCCGTACCCGCAGAGCAAAATCGAAACGGAGCGACTGATTCGCGATGGCCACCCCAACGTGCGTTCGGTGTTTCTGCGCGTGGCCGGTATCTATACCGACTACGGACGTCAGCCCACGCTCGTGCAGCAGATCAAACGTATTCATGAGAAGGATTTTCAGGGGCACTTCTTCCCTGGCGACACCGACGCTGGGCAAGCCATGGTTCACCTGGACGACACAGTGGACGCCATTGTGCGGACGGTTGAACGACGCGATGCGATTGAAGCCAAGACTGCGATTCTGATCGGTGAACCGGACACGGTTTCGTATCAAGAACTGCAAGACCGGATCGGCAAGCAGTTGCACGGTGACGAATGGACCACGTTGTGCGTTCCCAAGTCCGTCGCCAAGGTCGGAGCGGCGGTCAGCGACACGCTGTCCGGGGGCGACGCGTTCATCAAACCCTTCATGGTGGATATGGCCGATGACCACTATGCCCTGGATATCACGCGTGCCAGGAAGTTGTTGGGCTGGGAACCTCAGCACAGTCTGGCCGAGACGCTGCCCAAGATACTCAAGGCTCTGCAGGATGATCCCGATCGCTGGTACCAGAAAAACGGGTTATCGAAGTGAACGATCTGAACGCACCCGTACCGCCTTATAAGCACAATCCCTCGGCCTGGGATCAGCGGCTTCCCATCTGTCTGGTGGCCTTTGTCGCGGCGATCATTTCCACGCATCTATCGATGTATCAGTGGGGCTTGATCGACAGTACCTGGGATCCCGTCTTCGG from Roseimaritima ulvae includes these protein-coding regions:
- a CDS encoding NAD-dependent epimerase/dehydratase family protein yields the protein MADTRPALIVTGSSGLLGRPVCTRLAESGYQVYGFDRVGWPEPPKDHAHVRDIECDVTDSTSVRAAMEKVRQLSGGKLASVVHMAAYYDFSGEDSDLYDKVTVNGTDRLLNELQDFELEQFIFTSTMLIHAPCKIGDHIREDDPLKAKWPYPQSKIETERLIRDGHPNVRSVFLRVAGIYTDYGRQPTLVQQIKRIHEKDFQGHFFPGDTDAGQAMVHLDDTVDAIVRTVERRDAIEAKTAILIGEPDTVSYQELQDRIGKQLHGDEWTTLCVPKSVAKVGAAVSDTLSGGDAFIKPFMVDMADDHYALDITRARKLLGWEPQHSLAETLPKILKALQDDPDRWYQKNGLSK